The genomic DNA CGATACCCCAAAACTGTTTAGCAATCTCCTCCAGCATAACCCCTAAACCGAACATAGCCATAAGTGATGAGATCTCGGGCGCCCCTAAGAATCTCCTAACCATTATATAGAATATAGCCATGCCAAGCGCCAATCCCAAGGTGAATGCTACAGCTAGTGATACTAGGGGTACAAGCCCGTATAGCGTAAATAGCCAGTAAGCTATATATGCTCCCAACATTATGAAGGAGCCATGGCCAACATTAACGATCCTCATAACACCAAATATAAGGCTGAGACCTATGGTTGAGATCCCATATATAGATCCTAGTATAAGCCCGGCCGTTATATTGAAGAGAAGAGGCTCAAGATCCATTCAAACACCCCATATAGAAAAAACATCATTTGGAAAAATATTATCTATGAATATGTCGCCAGCTTGCCTGCTCTTTTCTCATCCCATGTTGGTATTGGGTAGTATAGCTTGGCTATCGCCACGCTCTGGGGCCATACTACTACGAATTTACCTCCCTGCCACTGGCCGAGAACCATTTCGTGTGCTAATTGCTTGCCTGTAGCTGGATCTATTTTGAATAGCCCGAAGAAGGTCATTAGATATAGCTTGTTAAAGGCCTCCCTAACAGCAGATGGATCAAGACTCTGAGCGACCTCAATAGCCTTGACTAGGAGCAGTACTGCTGCTGCAGCCGACCCTGTGTGGTAACTTGGGAGTATGTTGGGGTTGCCTGTTACATTTACGAAGTACTTCATGAAAACATCTGTTGTGGGGCCGAACCACTCTACACCCATGTTCTTGGCTAGGTCGGGGTTATAGTTGACCGTTGGCTCCCACTGGGAGGGGCATAGTATGCCCTCTGCTAGTGTTTTTAGGTTGTTGTAATAGTCCTGTAGACATGGGGCTACATTAATGGCTATGAGCTTAAAGTTCACATTAGCGTCTGCTAGTTGTTTAGTTAGGAGTAAGCCGTCTGGATAGTGAGCGCTTACAATAAGCGCGTCTGCACCACTTCTGGCGAGATCTGTTATATATGGTGTGAAATCGTTGATCGTTGGTGGATACACCTTTTGATATACAATCGTGTAGCCAAGCTCCTGGGCCTTCCTAACAGCCCCCTCACCAGCGGCTCTATTGAACTCGTCATCTTTATACATTATAGCCACTTTAGTAGCCTTAGGATCTATCTGTTTCAATGCGTAGAGAGCCGTCCATAGATACATCGAGGCAGGTGTCCACACCGTTACTACATATTTATACCCTTGCGCGTTGATCTCATCACCAGCACCTCCCCAGTTAACTAGGAGCATCTTATACTTCTCAGCTACTGGTGCTTGTGCAAATACCAGTGGTGATGAGTATGTTGATAGGAGGAAGTTCACCTTGTCAACTGTTATGAGTCTCTCTGTATATGCTATTGTGTTCTCCTTCTTAGACTCATCATCGTAGTATTTCAGCTCAAGCGGTATAGCCTTGCCATATAGATGCACCCCTCCATACACCTCATTAACCCATTTGATAGCAGCTAGAACACCCCAGAAACCCCTTCTGCCAGCATCAGCCTGGCTACCGGATAGGGGTACAGCCATTCCAAGAACTATCTTATCTGGAAGCTGTATAGGGGGAGTAGGAGTTGGTGTTGGAGTAGTCACAATCTGTACAGGGGCTGTTATTGTTTGTAGTACTGTCTGTGTTACTGTAACCCTCTGGGGGGCTGTCACTGTGAGGATCTGTGTTACTGCTTGTGGTGCAACAGATCTCCCAACCTGTATCCCACCGAAGAATGAGGCTATAGCAACTAAAACCACAACAACAGCTGTTATAACAATTAACCTAGAAACACCCCTGACCATACAAACACCAAACAAAAATAAACAAAAAAGCTAATAAACATTTAGCATACAATTGGTTCTAAAACTATATAGTTACATTAAATATATGCCTTCAATGTTAATTGATATATGTTAGTATAGATCTATATTTAACAAGCTTAGACTTGTATTAGAATAATGGAACAGCGCTCTTAAATAGTAAAGCTAGAAGAATTAAAGGTTAGAAATCTAGGGCCTTCCGATTTCTTTTTCCACAAAGAGATAAGAATAAGGTTTTTCGATCTATCGAGAATATAAGAAAATCTATTTAGTTTAAAAGAAGTTATATAAATTTATACTATTTATTCCAAAATCTATGTAGGGTGTCTGAAGATCGATTTTAAAAATACCTTTAGATTGTGACCAGATTTGTTCCGTCTATCTCCTTTTATAACTGAGCTTATAGCCTTTGCCTCTTTTCTATCTAACAGGTTTTCAATGCTTTTCGCGATTTCATATCCTTTTTGTGTAAGCTTTAATGTCTCGGTATTATTAGTTTTTATTATTTCAATCATTTTAAGAGATTCTAGGGCCTCTATATCATATTCAACATCCTTTGAATAGATATTTCCATTCTCACTATAGAATTTATAGCCTTCACAGCAAGTCCTTGCCTTGTAAGCCCTTGAAGCTGCCTCATATATTGTGCTAAGTTCTACGGATCCTCCCATTATATAGATCATATATAGGATCTTCAGGGAATCTGGGAGTTTCATGTTCATCTAACTCTCTCGAATATCTATAAATAAATAGTATATATCATAGTATGTCACATGCTACAGATGTTTAAATACTAGGTATTACGTTAATCATGTGGGTTATAAGCGTAACCATATTATATGATCTTCCTTCATGAATTTTTAGAAATCACTAGGCGATCTGCGGAGGCTTTCTAAATAACCTAGGATAGTGCTTTCAGTTGTAAAACTCTTGACTGATAATAGCTGTGAAAAGCTTGTTAAGCTATTGCTTCTGGACCCTAAATTTTCCCAGCAGATCTTGTGCTTAAAATAGATAATATATGGTTAAACAAAGCTTCATCATCTCCCTTTGCATTTGGTTCTAGCCGATTATCACGGCTCATAGGATCTTGGTAGTCCGAGTATGTTATGTCCTACATATGCTAAGACTAGGTTTTGATTTACTGGTGCTACCTTGTATAGCCTTATTTCTCTTAGCTTCCTCTCAATCCCGGTCTCCCACGCATATCCATAGCCTCCGAATGTGTCCATGGCAACGTTAGCTGCTTTCCAGGCAACCTCTGTTGAGATGTATTTAGCTGCGTTTGAATATAATCCTATAGACTTGTCCTCAGCACCCTCGTCTATAAGTCTAGCAGCTTTATGTGTTATCTCGTCTGCAGCTAGAAGCTCTATATATGTTGATGCTATTGGGAATTGAACCCCTTGATAGCTTCCAATGGGTTTTCCAAAGACTATTCTTTTAGATGCGTATTCAACGCTTCTCTTTATAAGGTATCTAGTGCTACCCACAAGATCTGCTGAGATCACTACTCTCTCGGAATTAAGTGCTCCTAAGAGGTATCTGAAGCCCTTACCCTCTTCACCTATGAGGTTCTCTGCTGGAACCTCTAGATCCCTTATATATAGCTCATATACAGGTCCTAGCGCCATTACCTTTATCTTCTTGGCCTCGATCCCTGTAGATTCTCTGAGATCTACTAGGAAGAGGCTTATACCATCATATCTCCTCTCAGGGTTATAGGGTCTTGTTCTAGCTACTAGGAACATGAGATCAGACTCCTTAAACCTCGATATAAAGATCTTATGGCCATTAATGATATATTTATCACCCTCCCTCCTGGCGAAAGTGGATATCCTCGCAGTATCAGACCCAGCCTCTGGCTCTGTTACAGCGAATGCGAGGAATCT from Sulfolobales archaeon includes the following:
- a CDS encoding amino acid ABC transporter substrate-binding protein, which gives rise to MVRGVSRLIVITAVVVVLVAIASFFGGIQVGRSVAPQAVTQILTVTAPQRVTVTQTVLQTITAPVQIVTTPTPTPTPPIQLPDKIVLGMAVPLSGSQADAGRRGFWGVLAAIKWVNEVYGGVHLYGKAIPLELKYYDDESKKENTIAYTERLITVDKVNFLLSTYSSPLVFAQAPVAEKYKMLLVNWGGAGDEINAQGYKYVVTVWTPASMYLWTALYALKQIDPKATKVAIMYKDDEFNRAAGEGAVRKAQELGYTIVYQKVYPPTINDFTPYITDLARSGADALIVSAHYPDGLLLTKQLADANVNFKLIAINVAPCLQDYYNNLKTLAEGILCPSQWEPTVNYNPDLAKNMGVEWFGPTTDVFMKYFVNVTGNPNILPSYHTGSAAAAVLLLVKAIEVAQSLDPSAVREAFNKLYLMTFFGLFKIDPATGKQLAHEMVLGQWQGGKFVVVWPQSVAIAKLYYPIPTWDEKRAGKLATYS
- a CDS encoding acyl-CoA dehydrogenase family protein; this encodes MSLESYLDYHQRELKDHQKLLINNVRALMEKYGEKYWLDVDAYERFPEEFVREYLELGYAGLMIPEEYGGAGYGLQEVTLVIEEISAMGGTAYHVRAVYYPMNILVRYASKNIKEKYLPRIARGELRFLAFAVTEPEAGSDTARISTFARREGDKYIINGHKIFISRFKESDLMFLVARTRPYNPERRYDGISLFLVDLRESTGIEAKKIKVMALGPVYELYIRDLEVPAENLIGEEGKGFRYLLGALNSERVVISADLVGSTRYLIKRSVEYASKRIVFGKPIGSYQGVQFPIASTYIELLAADEITHKAARLIDEGAEDKSIGLYSNAAKYISTEVAWKAANVAMDTFGGYGYAWETGIERKLREIRLYKVAPVNQNLVLAYVGHNILGLPRSYEP